From Xanthomonas citri pv. mangiferaeindicae:
GAGGATGTTGGCGGTGTAGGCGTGGTTGTACTGCGACCAGTCGGCGACCGGGCGCAGTGCCGCCCCGGCCTTGAAGCGGCCCGGCTCGCGCATCAGCGCCATGAAGGTCATGAAGCCGCCGTAGCTGCCGCCGTAGATGCCCACGCGGTCGCGGTCGGCCTGGTGGTGCTCGACCAGCCAGTCGATGCCGTCCAGATAATCCTCCAGCTCCGGATGGCCCATCTGGCGGTAGATCGCGGTGCGCCAGTCGCGGCCGTAGCCGGCCGAGGCGCGGAAGTCGAGGTCGAGGACCAGGTAGCCCTGCTGCACGAGCATGTTGTGGAACATCTGCTCGCGGAAGTAGTTCGGGTAGCGGTCGCTGACGTTCTGCAGGTAGCCGGCGCCGTGCACGAACAGCACGACCGGATACTTACGGCCCGGTTCGTAGTTCTTCGGGCCATAGAACTTGCCCCAGACCGTGCCGGCGCCGTGCTTGGACGGGACCTGCACGTACTGCGGCTGCAACCAGTCGTAAGCCTTGAACTCGGCGGTGCGGGTGTCGGTGAGCACGCGCATGGCGCCCCCGTTGACGTCGGCGACCGCCAGCTGCGGCGGCAGATAGCTCGATGAGGTGCGCAGCAGCAGGCGGGTCTCGTCGGGCGAGAGCGCGAAGTCCTCGATGCCGCCGGTGGCGGTGATCTCGCGCACACCGCCGTCGCCGGACATGCAGACCTCGTAACGGCCCGGCCATTGCTGGTTGCACAGGAAGAAGAAGCGGCTGCCGTCATGCGACATCACCGGCGAGGAGACCTCCCAGCGGCCGGAGGTCAGCGCACGCTGGCGCGAGCCGTCATGCAGGTAGAGATGCGAGTAGCCTGATTCCTCGGACAGGAACCACAGCGTGCGGTGGTCGGGCAGCCAGCCGAACTCGTTGAAGTCCCAGTTGATCCAGGCCGGATCGGTCAGGCGGTGGCGGCTGCGCAGCGTCGCGCTCTCCAGGTCGACGGTCGCCAGCCAGCGGTCCTTGTTGTCGACCGAATGGATCGACAGCGCGACGTTGCGGCCGTCGTCGCTCCAGCGGATCGCACCGCCGCCACCGCCGCGGCCGTCGATTTCCAGGCGCACCGGGCGGTCGCCCTGCAGTGGCTCCTTGCCGGCGGCCCGGCGCAGATCGGCCAGCGGATCGGTCCCGATGCCCGGCAGCGTGCCGGTACCGAGTTCGCGCACGCGCCCGGTGGCCAGGTCCACCAACCACAGCCGGTGCGGCAGCGGGTCGTTGCGGCCCACGCGGGTACGCACGTCCTCGAATTCCTCGTAGCCCGATTCGGTGACGTACTTGGGCATCTTGCCGTCGCGGCCGGCGTCGCCGTCCTTGGGCTCGGTGACCACGATCAGGCGGTCGCCGGCCGGCGACAGCGCACTGCCGGCAATGGTCACATCCTTGCCCAGATACACCGGGCCGGGGGCGCGCGTGGCATCGGCCCGACGCCAAGTCTCGTTCTGTTCGCGCAGCGCATCGCGACGCTCGCGCTCGGTGCGCAGGGTCTCGATCATGCGCAACTGCCGGTCGCGCAAGGCGTCGGCCGGCGGCGGCTTGGCCGGGTCGGCCTCGGCCTTGAGGCTGGTCAACTGCGCGGTGCCGCGTTGCGGGTCCCAGCCGTACCAGTCGTCGCCGGACCGCCACACGAGGCCGCCGCCGCTGGTCCACTGCGCCTGCGTCTCGGTCGCTTCGGTGCGGGTGATCTGGCTCAACTGGCCGGTACGCAGGTCGCGCACGAACAGATCGCCATTGCGGACGAAGGCCATGCGCGTGCGGGTCGCATCGAGGCGCGGATCGCGCCCGTCGATGTCGGCACGCGTCGCATCGTCCACAGGCACCGAGGCGCCGCCGGCGAGCGGCTGCACCCAGGTGTCGCGTACGTTGCTGCCTTCGCGCTTGGCGGTGTAATAGGCGCGGCTGCCGTCCCAGCTCCACCAGGCCGATTCGACCGGCGCGCCGATCCAGTCCGGGTCGGCCATGATCCGGTCCAGGGTCAGCGGCTGCGCGGGTTGCGCGGCGGCGAGCGGGGTGGCGAAGGCGCAGGCGAGCACCCAGTACAGCGGCAGACGACGCATCGGCAGCGATCCGTGGAGCGGAAAGGAGCGCGCAGTGTACCGGCGCGCGGCGGAGGCCCGCTCTGGCGAAGGTCATGGGCGTGCTGGCGCCGCGAGCGCGTGCGCGATGCCTGCGCATCGTTCGACAGCGCTGCGGGCGCACGCCGATCTCCATCCGCGCATGGCAGCACACCGGCGCAGCTCGCGCTGCGTGACGAGCCTGCACGTCGGGCCTGCAATGCGACGATCGACCGCACCCCGGTTTCACGACAGGTGCCGCACACTCGATGCCCGACCGTTTCACGCAAGGAGCGTCGGCGTTGGACACGCTGCTGCTGTCTCGGATCCAGTTCGGATTCGTGATCTCCTTCCATGTGCTGTTTCCCGCCTTCACGATCGGCCTGTCGAGCTGGCTGGCCTTCCTGGAGTGGCGCTGGCTGCGCACGCGCGAGGCGGTGTGGCGCGATCTGTACTTCTTCTGGCTGCGGATCTTCGCCGTGTCGTTCGGCATGGGCGTGGTGTCGGGCATCGTGATGAGCTTCCAGTTCGGCACCAACTGGTCGGCGCTGAGCGTCGCGGCCGGCAACATCCTCGGGCCGCTGCTCAGCTACGAAGTGCTGACCGCGTTCTTTCTGGAGGCCAGCTTCCTGGGCGTGATGCTGTTCGGCTGGGGGCGGGTCTCGGAGCGACTGCATTTCCTGTCGACCTGCCTGGTAGCGGTGGGCACGCTGATCTCGACCTTCTGGATTCTGTCGGCGAATAGCTGGCTGCATACGCCGGCCGGCTACGAGCTCGTCGACGGGGTCTTCCATCCCGCCGACTGGATGGCGGTCATCTTCAATCCCTCCTTCCCCTATCGCCTGGCACACATGGTGCTGGCGGCCTTCATCACCACCTGCTTCGTCGTCGGCGGTGTCGCGGCGTGGTACCTACGCCGCGGCGAGCATGTCGAGGCTGGCGCGCGGATGCTGAAGCTCTCGATCGCATTCGCCGCGATCACCGTGCCGCTGCAGATCGTGGTCGGCGACCTGCATGGCCTGAAGACGGGCGAGGTGCAGCCGGTGAAACTCGCGGCGATGGAGGCGCACTGGCATGAGGGCGCGCCCGGTGCGGGCGTGCCGTTGGTGCTGTTCGCGGTGCCCAATCCAGACGACGAGCGCAACGATTACGAGATCGCCATCCCGCGCCTGGGCAGCGTGATCCTGACCCATAGTTGGGACGGCACTATCGCGCCGCTGACCGCGGTGCCGCCGGAGGACCGGCCGCCGGTGGCGCCGGTGTTCTATGCCTTCCGGGTCATGGTGGGGATCGGCATGGCGATGCTGGTGCTGACCGCGGTGTCGCTGTGGGCCTGGCGGCGACGCACGTTGCTGCGCTCGCG
This genomic window contains:
- a CDS encoding peptidase S9, which codes for MRRLPLYWVLACAFATPLAAAQPAQPLTLDRIMADPDWIGAPVESAWWSWDGSRAYYTAKREGSNVRDTWVQPLAGGASVPVDDATRADIDGRDPRLDATRTRMAFVRNGDLFVRDLRTGQLSQITRTEATETQAQWTSGGGLVWRSGDDWYGWDPQRGTAQLTSLKAEADPAKPPPADALRDRQLRMIETLRTERERRDALREQNETWRRADATRAPGPVYLGKDVTIAGSALSPAGDRLIVVTEPKDGDAGRDGKMPKYVTESGYEEFEDVRTRVGRNDPLPHRLWLVDLATGRVRELGTGTLPGIGTDPLADLRRAAGKEPLQGDRPVRLEIDGRGGGGGAIRWSDDGRNVALSIHSVDNKDRWLATVDLESATLRSRHRLTDPAWINWDFNEFGWLPDHRTLWFLSEESGYSHLYLHDGSRQRALTSGRWEVSSPVMSHDGSRFFFLCNQQWPGRYEVCMSGDGGVREITATGGIEDFALSPDETRLLLRTSSSYLPPQLAVADVNGGAMRVLTDTRTAEFKAYDWLQPQYVQVPSKHGAGTVWGKFYGPKNYEPGRKYPVVLFVHGAGYLQNVSDRYPNYFREQMFHNMLVQQGYLVLDLDFRASAGYGRDWRTAIYRQMGHPELEDYLDGIDWLVEHHQADRDRVGIYGGSYGGFMTFMALMREPGRFKAGAALRPVADWSQYNHAYTANILNTPEIDPEAYLKSSPIEYADRLQDHLLIAHGMIDDNVFYKDSVMMAQRLIELRKDKWELASYPLERHAYQHPASWYDQYRRIHELFERTLK
- a CDS encoding cytochrome D ubiquinol oxidase subunit I, translated to MDTLLLSRIQFGFVISFHVLFPAFTIGLSSWLAFLEWRWLRTREAVWRDLYFFWLRIFAVSFGMGVVSGIVMSFQFGTNWSALSVAAGNILGPLLSYEVLTAFFLEASFLGVMLFGWGRVSERLHFLSTCLVAVGTLISTFWILSANSWLHTPAGYELVDGVFHPADWMAVIFNPSFPYRLAHMVLAAFITTCFVVGGVAAWYLRRGEHVEAGARMLKLSIAFAAITVPLQIVVGDLHGLKTGEVQPVKLAAMEAHWHEGAPGAGVPLVLFAVPNPDDERNDYEIAIPRLGSVILTHSWDGTIAPLTAVPPEDRPPVAPVFYAFRVMVGIGMAMLVLTAVSLWAWRRRTLLRSRWLLDAWRLMAPSGFIAVLAGWFVVEIGRQPWVIQGLLRTSEAVSEIDRTSVIVSLSAFAIAYAVVFGAGGGYIVKMIRKGPQPFDDGPDHDAGERTPMRPISAADGPVGED